From the genome of Dickeya aquatica, one region includes:
- the rmf gene encoding ribosome modulation factor: MKRQKRDRLARAHSRGYQAGIIGRPKELCPYQSIDARSNWLGGWRQAMEDRAVIA, encoded by the coding sequence ATGAAGAGACAAAAAAGAGATCGTTTGGCACGGGCACATTCACGGGGTTATCAGGCAGGCATTATTGGTCGGCCCAAGGAACTCTGTCCCTATCAATCTATCGATGCCCGCTCTAACTGGTTGGGAGGCTGGCGGCAAGCCATGGAAGACAGGGCAGTGATTGCCTGA
- the pqiC gene encoding membrane integrity-associated transporter subunit PqiC translates to MMKGWPLWLVLVLGACSSPQKVFYQLPVPAVAQHSHASVTQAEGRQLWVAPVMLADALAGNGLVFQTSPVRYTMATNNLWASPLDQQLQQALVTSLRSGLAGWHVFTSGPVTKNTASLRVNVTAFQGRFDGHAVIQGEWVLQDNQRVITQPFAQEVALRDDGYDALVGALATGWQQVAQSVLRQVKTAD, encoded by the coding sequence ATAATGAAAGGATGGCCGTTGTGGCTGGTGCTGGTGCTGGGAGCCTGTTCCAGCCCACAGAAGGTTTTCTATCAGCTCCCTGTTCCGGCAGTGGCGCAACATAGCCACGCATCGGTAACGCAAGCCGAAGGGCGGCAATTATGGGTGGCTCCCGTGATGCTGGCTGATGCGCTGGCGGGCAATGGCCTGGTGTTTCAGACTTCGCCGGTGCGTTACACCATGGCCACGAATAACCTCTGGGCGAGCCCGCTTGACCAGCAGTTACAACAGGCGCTGGTGACATCGTTGCGTAGCGGCTTGGCCGGATGGCATGTTTTTACCAGCGGGCCGGTAACGAAAAATACCGCCAGCCTGCGCGTGAATGTGACGGCATTTCAGGGGCGCTTTGACGGGCACGCCGTGATTCAGGGCGAGTGGGTGCTGCAAGATAACCAGCGTGTGATAACCCAGCCGTTTGCTCAGGAGGTCGCCCTGCGTGACGATGGTTATGATGCGCTGGTCGGCGCACTGGCGACAGGCTGGCAACAGGTGGCGCAGTCCGTGCTGCGGCAGGTAAAAACGGCAGATTGA
- the pqiB gene encoding intermembrane transport protein PqiB: MALTKTNQTTAQVESITRWSPVWIVPIVTVLIGAWILFYHISHQGPEITLTTRSAEGIEAGKTTIKSRSVNVGVVENVRLSDDLQQVEIKARLNEGMEKLLGKDSAFWVVKPQIGREGVSGLGTLLSGAFIELQPGAGKQESRAFQLLDSPPLASPDAKGIRIMLNSEQSGQLNAGDPVLFRGFRVGSVETSHFDPVARKMRYQVFIAAPYDPLVTANVRFWKDSGVALNLSAQGMRVEMGSLSTLLSGGVSFDVPAGWEAGKPAQERDEYLLFDNQTSIQDSLYTDYKEYLLFFDESVRGLQVGAPVEFRGIRLGSVAEVPFFPHNLPQSFDSDYRIPVLIRIEPGRLTQGLRDRMDVAQELSKGAISGLRASMKTANLLTGALYVDLDFYPQQKGRALPIASMDGYPVLPTVNGGLTQIQQKLMSVLDKINGLPLNPMVEQATKTLSQSQTTLHELQTALTSLNTLMRSDAMQQLPQDMQRTLRELNQSLQGVQPGSPAYNRMVADMQRLDQTLRELQPLLRTLNDKSNALIFEAPGAQDPQPKKAKP; the protein is encoded by the coding sequence ATGGCGTTGACCAAGACTAATCAAACGACAGCACAGGTGGAAAGCATTACACGCTGGTCACCGGTGTGGATTGTGCCGATTGTCACGGTACTGATAGGGGCCTGGATTTTGTTTTACCATATCAGCCATCAGGGGCCGGAAATTACGCTGACGACGCGCAGTGCCGAAGGCATTGAGGCGGGGAAAACCACCATTAAAAGCCGCAGTGTCAATGTCGGGGTGGTTGAGAACGTCAGGTTAAGCGATGACCTGCAACAGGTGGAGATTAAAGCCCGTCTGAACGAAGGCATGGAGAAGTTGCTGGGCAAAGATTCCGCATTCTGGGTGGTTAAACCCCAGATAGGCCGCGAGGGGGTATCGGGGCTCGGCACCCTGCTTTCCGGCGCGTTCATCGAGTTGCAGCCAGGGGCGGGCAAGCAAGAGAGTCGGGCGTTTCAGTTGCTGGACTCCCCGCCGCTGGCCTCGCCGGATGCGAAAGGTATTCGCATTATGCTTAACAGCGAACAGTCCGGCCAGTTAAACGCCGGTGACCCGGTGCTGTTTCGTGGGTTTCGCGTTGGGTCGGTGGAAACCAGCCATTTCGACCCGGTTGCCCGCAAGATGCGTTATCAGGTGTTTATCGCCGCGCCTTACGACCCGCTGGTGACCGCCAATGTGCGCTTTTGGAAAGACAGCGGTGTGGCGCTGAATCTCTCGGCGCAGGGGATGCGAGTGGAGATGGGGTCGCTGAGTACCTTACTCAGTGGCGGGGTGAGCTTTGATGTGCCCGCTGGCTGGGAGGCGGGGAAACCGGCTCAGGAGCGTGATGAATACCTGTTGTTTGATAACCAAACCAGTATTCAGGATTCACTCTACACCGATTATAAAGAGTACCTGCTGTTCTTCGATGAGTCAGTGCGCGGATTACAGGTAGGCGCGCCGGTCGAGTTTCGCGGTATCCGGCTGGGGAGTGTTGCCGAGGTGCCCTTCTTCCCGCATAACCTGCCGCAGAGTTTTGACAGTGATTACCGTATTCCGGTGTTGATCCGTATTGAGCCTGGTCGCCTCACACAGGGGCTGCGCGATCGGATGGACGTTGCGCAAGAGCTGAGTAAAGGGGCGATATCGGGCCTGAGAGCATCAATGAAAACCGCCAATCTGTTGACCGGCGCACTCTATGTGGATCTTGATTTTTATCCGCAGCAAAAAGGTCGGGCTTTGCCGATAGCGTCAATGGATGGCTACCCGGTGCTGCCGACAGTCAACGGTGGGTTAACGCAAATTCAGCAAAAGCTGATGTCTGTGCTGGATAAAATCAATGGGTTGCCGTTAAACCCGATGGTAGAGCAGGCGACCAAAACCCTGTCGCAAAGCCAGACGACCTTGCATGAATTGCAAACAGCGCTGACCTCGCTCAATACCCTGATGCGCAGCGACGCCATGCAACAACTGCCGCAAGACATGCAGCGCACGCTGCGTGAGTTGAACCAGAGCCTGCAAGGTGTGCAACCGGGTTCCCCGGCGTATAACCGCATGGTGGCTGATATGCAGCGGTTGGATCAGACACTGCGTGAATTACAGCCGCTGCTGCGCACGCTGAATGATAAAAGTAATGCCCTGATTTTCGAGGCACCCGGTGCCCAGGATCCTCAGCCGAAGAAGGCGAAACCATGA
- the pqiA gene encoding membrane integrity-associated transporter subunit PqiA: protein MCGHHHHYDRHMLCPHCDLLLELPSLQDGQRAVCPRCHAVLSSRQREPRWRPASFAFSTLIMLLLSMLFPFVSMTVAGIRSEITLLEIPRVMVAESYASVATLFLLFVQLIPACSMLMMALLCLRVPLSTGIKRSFTKVLFQLKSWGMAEIFLAGVLVSFVKLMAYGDIGIGASFIPYIVFCLLQLLAFQSLDRRWLWDDVAPPPPMPAGLVCGESGMSQGVRACACCRAILPADEHRCPRCHRHGHVRRRHSLQWTLALLLTSVLLYVPANIMPIMVTEALGHSVTSTIMSGVILLWESGSWPVALVIFIASIMVPSLKMLALGWLCWRARGPHRHDAARLHQLYEMVEFVGRWSMIDVFVIAVLSAMVRMGRLMSIYPAIGAVLFASVVILTMIAAMAFDPRLLWDSHHEQGEEYGVDQD from the coding sequence ATGTGTGGACATCATCACCACTATGACCGGCATATGCTGTGCCCGCACTGTGACCTGCTGCTGGAACTGCCTTCGTTACAGGATGGCCAGCGTGCGGTGTGTCCGCGCTGTCATGCGGTGTTATCCAGTCGCCAGCGTGAGCCGCGCTGGCGGCCTGCCAGTTTTGCTTTCAGTACATTGATAATGTTGCTGTTATCAATGCTATTTCCGTTTGTTTCCATGACCGTCGCCGGTATTCGCAGCGAAATTACGCTGCTGGAAATTCCACGGGTGATGGTGGCGGAAAGCTACGCCAGTGTGGCGACGCTGTTTTTGTTGTTTGTGCAACTGATACCGGCGTGCTCAATGCTGATGATGGCGCTGTTATGCCTGCGCGTGCCGTTATCTACCGGTATCAAGCGCTCTTTTACCAAGGTGCTCTTCCAGTTGAAAAGCTGGGGGATGGCGGAAATTTTTCTCGCCGGTGTGCTGGTCAGTTTCGTCAAACTGATGGCGTACGGTGATATCGGCATTGGTGCCAGTTTTATTCCCTATATCGTCTTTTGTCTGTTGCAATTACTGGCTTTTCAGAGCCTGGATCGCCGCTGGCTATGGGATGATGTCGCCCCGCCGCCGCCGATGCCTGCCGGGCTGGTTTGCGGTGAGAGCGGGATGTCGCAGGGGGTGCGTGCATGTGCCTGTTGCCGTGCGATTTTACCTGCGGATGAACACCGCTGCCCGCGCTGTCACCGTCATGGCCATGTGCGTCGGCGGCATAGCCTGCAATGGACACTGGCGCTGCTGCTGACCTCGGTGCTGCTGTATGTGCCAGCCAATATTATGCCGATTATGGTGACAGAAGCGCTCGGCCATAGCGTGACATCCACCATCATGTCCGGGGTTATTTTGCTCTGGGAGAGTGGTTCATGGCCGGTTGCGCTGGTGATTTTTATTGCCAGCATCATGGTGCCTTCGTTGAAAATGCTGGCACTGGGTTGGCTGTGCTGGCGCGCGCGTGGCCCCCATCGGCACGATGCTGCGCGCCTGCACCAGTTATATGAGATGGTTGAGTTTGTCGGCCGCTGGTCGATGATTGACGTATTCGTGATTGCCGTACTGTCAGCGATGGTACGAATGGGGCGACTGATGAGTATTTATCCGGCTATTGGCGCAGTGCTTTTTGCCAGTGTTGTCATTTTGACCATGATTGCCGCGATGGCCTTTGATCCCCGTCTGCTGTGGGACAGTCATCACGAACAGGGAGAGGAGTATGGCGTTGACCAAGACTAA
- a CDS encoding ABC transporter ATP-binding protein yields the protein MSLISLSGAWLSFSDAPLLDNTELHIEDNERVCLVGRNGAGKSTLLKILSQETPLDDGRLVYEQDLIVARLQQDPPRNVAGTVFDFVAEGVAAQAEYLKAYHTALRQVGEDPSEKNLNQLAKIQDVLDHQGLWKLEDRINEVLAQLGLSADMPLSALSGGWLRKAALGRALVSGPRVLLLDEPTNHLDIETIDWLEGFLKAFSGSIVFISHDRSFIRNMATRIVDLDRGKLVSWPGNYDTYLAGKEEALRVEELQNAEFDRKLAQEEVWIRQGIKARRTRNEGRVRALKAMRQERAERREVMGSAKMQVEEAARSGKIVFELEDVHYQVAGKTLVSGFSAQVQRSDKIALVGPNGCGKTTLLKLMLGQLAASAGRIHCGTKLEVAYFDQHRAELDPDKTVMDNLAEGKQEVMVNGRSRHVLGYLQDFLFHPKRAMTPVRALSGGERNRLLLARLFLKPSNLLILDEPTNDLDVETLELLEELLESYQGTVLLVSHDRQFVDNSVTECWIFEGNGVIGRYVGGYYDAQQQRAASAAQRSATSAPKEPAVPSATLASASSAKRTGGKLSYNQQRELEQLPQQIEALEQEIERLQQQMNDPAFFSRTHDETQPVLNALATAEQQLESCFERWETLEAQKNA from the coding sequence ATGTCATTGATCAGTTTATCCGGTGCCTGGCTGTCATTTAGCGACGCGCCGCTGTTGGACAATACCGAGCTGCACATTGAGGACAACGAACGGGTGTGTCTGGTGGGGCGTAACGGCGCAGGGAAATCGACGCTGCTGAAAATTTTGTCCCAGGAGACGCCGCTGGATGATGGCCGGCTGGTGTATGAGCAGGATTTGATTGTCGCTCGTTTGCAGCAAGATCCGCCACGTAATGTGGCCGGCACCGTGTTCGATTTTGTTGCCGAAGGGGTGGCCGCGCAGGCCGAATACCTTAAAGCCTACCATACGGCGTTGCGCCAGGTCGGCGAAGACCCGAGCGAGAAAAACCTCAATCAACTGGCGAAAATTCAGGACGTGCTTGACCACCAGGGGTTGTGGAAGCTCGAAGACCGCATCAATGAAGTGCTGGCGCAGTTGGGGTTATCCGCGGATATGCCGCTGTCGGCGCTCTCCGGTGGCTGGTTGCGTAAGGCCGCGCTCGGCCGGGCGCTGGTGAGCGGCCCTCGGGTGTTGTTGCTTGATGAGCCGACCAACCATCTGGATATCGAAACCATCGACTGGCTGGAAGGATTCCTGAAGGCGTTTTCCGGCAGTATCGTGTTTATCTCCCATGACCGCTCTTTTATCCGCAACATGGCGACCCGGATTGTCGATTTGGATCGCGGCAAGCTGGTCTCCTGGCCGGGTAACTATGACACCTATTTGGCCGGTAAAGAGGAAGCGCTGCGGGTCGAAGAGTTACAGAATGCGGAGTTCGACCGCAAGCTGGCGCAGGAAGAGGTGTGGATCCGCCAGGGCATCAAGGCGCGGCGTACCCGTAACGAAGGGCGGGTGCGGGCGCTCAAGGCGATGCGTCAGGAGCGTGCCGAGCGCCGTGAAGTGATGGGTTCAGCCAAAATGCAGGTAGAAGAGGCCGCGCGATCCGGCAAAATCGTCTTTGAGCTGGAAGACGTTCACTATCAGGTGGCGGGCAAGACGCTGGTGTCCGGCTTTTCGGCACAGGTACAGCGTAGCGATAAAATCGCGCTGGTGGGGCCGAACGGCTGTGGAAAAACCACCTTGCTGAAGCTGATGCTGGGGCAACTGGCCGCCAGCGCCGGACGTATCCACTGTGGCACCAAACTGGAAGTGGCTTATTTCGATCAACACCGTGCCGAGCTGGACCCGGACAAAACGGTGATGGATAACCTGGCCGAAGGCAAACAGGAAGTGATGGTTAATGGCCGCTCGCGCCATGTGCTGGGCTATTTGCAAGACTTTCTGTTTCACCCGAAACGCGCCATGACACCGGTCAGGGCATTATCCGGTGGGGAGCGCAACCGCCTGTTGCTGGCGCGTTTGTTCCTTAAACCCAGCAACCTGCTGATTCTTGATGAACCGACCAACGATCTGGATGTGGAAACGCTGGAACTGCTGGAAGAGTTACTGGAAAGCTACCAGGGTACGGTGCTGCTGGTCAGCCATGATCGTCAGTTCGTCGATAACAGTGTTACCGAGTGCTGGATTTTCGAAGGCAATGGCGTGATTGGCCGCTATGTTGGCGGTTACTATGACGCACAGCAACAGCGTGCCGCCTCGGCAGCGCAACGCAGCGCGACGAGCGCGCCAAAAGAGCCTGCTGTGCCGTCGGCAACTCTGGCCAGCGCATCAAGCGCCAAGCGCACTGGCGGGAAACTCAGTTATAACCAACAGCGTGAGCTTGAGCAGTTGCCACAACAGATTGAGGCGCTGGAGCAAGAGATTGAGCGCCTGCAACAGCAAATGAACGACCCGGCGTTTTTCTCTCGCACGCATGATGAAACGCAGCCGGTACTCAATGCACTGGCCACGGCAGAACAACAGCTGGAAAGCTGCTTTGAGCGTTGGGAAACGCTGGAAGCCCAGAAAAACGCTTAG
- the rlmKL gene encoding bifunctional 23S rRNA (guanine(2069)-N(7))-methyltransferase RlmK/23S rRNA (guanine(2445)-N(2))-methyltransferase RlmL has product MNSLFASTARGLEELLKSELEALGAQHCTVVQGGVHFQGDNRLLYQSLMWSRLASRILLPLNTFKVYSDLDLYLGVQAVDWSEMFDVNHTFVVHFNGTNEVIRNSQYGALKVKDAIVDSFSRKTGQRPDVARQQADIRVDVFLQREQASVALDLSGEGLHLRGYREQAGQAPLKETLAAAIVQRSGWLPGTPMCDPMCGSGTLLIEAAMMAADRAPGLHRQHWGFLAWKKHDAALWKSVTTDAQARARAGLQATTSRFFGSDIDRRIIEIASANARRAGVSELIIVFDARDATQLKNPLPQGPAGTVVSNPPYGERLESEPALIALHNLLGRKMKSEFGGWQLSLFSASPELLSCLQLRADRQFKAKNGPLECVQKNYRLASGELQSDTPQTAVFAEDFANRLRKNLRKLEKWAQQQGIACYRLYDADLPEYNVAIDRYGSRVVVQEYAPPKSIDAQKARQRVFDIINATLSVLDIPASHLVLKTRERQKGKNQYEKMAEKGEFLQVSEFNAKLWVNLTDYLDTGLFLDHRIARQMLGQMSKGKDFLNLFAYTGTASVHAGLGGARSTTTVDMSRTYLEWAEKNLRLNGLTGRQHRLMQADCLAWMQETHEQFDLIFIDPPTFSNSKRMEASFDVQRDHLMLMTQLKRMLRPGGTILFSNNKRGFQMDIAGLTALGLSAKDISAQTLSQDFARNRQIHNSWLLTHAFEEK; this is encoded by the coding sequence ATGAACTCTCTGTTTGCCAGCACGGCGCGTGGTCTGGAAGAATTGTTAAAAAGTGAACTGGAGGCGCTGGGCGCGCAGCACTGCACGGTGGTGCAGGGCGGAGTGCACTTTCAGGGAGACAATCGGCTGCTGTACCAAAGCCTGATGTGGAGCCGCCTGGCGTCCCGTATTCTGTTGCCGCTCAATACGTTTAAGGTCTACAGCGATCTGGATTTATATCTGGGCGTGCAGGCGGTGGACTGGAGCGAGATGTTTGATGTCAATCACACCTTTGTGGTGCATTTCAATGGCACGAACGAGGTCATTCGCAACAGTCAGTACGGTGCGCTCAAGGTGAAAGATGCGATTGTTGACAGCTTTAGCCGCAAAACCGGCCAGCGCCCGGACGTGGCCCGCCAGCAAGCCGATATTCGCGTGGATGTGTTTTTGCAGCGCGAGCAGGCAAGCGTTGCGCTGGATCTCAGTGGTGAAGGGCTGCATCTGCGCGGCTACCGCGAGCAGGCCGGGCAAGCTCCGCTTAAAGAGACGCTGGCCGCGGCCATTGTGCAGCGCTCGGGCTGGCTGCCGGGCACGCCGATGTGTGACCCGATGTGCGGCTCAGGCACGCTGTTGATAGAAGCGGCGATGATGGCCGCCGATCGCGCGCCGGGCCTGCATCGCCAGCATTGGGGCTTTCTGGCCTGGAAAAAGCACGATGCCGCGCTGTGGAAAAGCGTCACAACCGACGCGCAAGCGCGCGCCCGTGCCGGCCTGCAAGCCACCACATCGCGTTTCTTCGGTTCGGATATTGACCGGCGCATCATCGAGATTGCCAGCGCCAATGCGCGCCGTGCCGGCGTCAGCGAACTAATCATCGTTTTTGACGCGCGTGATGCCACACAGCTGAAAAACCCGCTGCCGCAAGGGCCGGCAGGCACCGTTGTCAGCAACCCGCCTTACGGCGAGCGGCTGGAGAGCGAACCGGCGCTGATCGCACTGCATAACCTGCTGGGCCGTAAGATGAAGAGTGAGTTTGGCGGCTGGCAGTTATCGCTGTTTAGCGCCTCGCCGGAACTGCTCAGTTGTCTGCAACTGCGTGCCGATCGCCAGTTCAAGGCGAAAAACGGCCCGCTGGAGTGCGTGCAGAAAAACTACCGCCTGGCGTCAGGCGAGCTGCAGAGCGATACCCCACAAACGGCGGTCTTTGCCGAGGATTTTGCCAACCGCCTGCGCAAGAACCTGCGCAAACTGGAAAAATGGGCGCAGCAGCAGGGGATCGCGTGTTACCGCCTGTACGATGCTGACCTGCCGGAGTACAACGTGGCGATAGATCGTTACGGCAGCCGGGTGGTGGTACAAGAGTATGCGCCGCCCAAGAGTATCGATGCGCAAAAAGCCCGCCAGCGCGTGTTTGACATCATTAATGCCACCCTTAGCGTGCTGGATATTCCGGCCAGCCATTTGGTGTTGAAAACCCGTGAGCGGCAAAAAGGCAAAAATCAGTATGAGAAAATGGCCGAGAAGGGCGAGTTTCTGCAAGTCAGCGAATTTAACGCCAAACTGTGGGTGAACCTGACTGACTATCTCGACACCGGGCTGTTTCTCGACCACCGCATTGCCCGGCAAATGCTGGGCCAGATGAGCAAAGGCAAAGATTTTCTCAACCTGTTTGCCTATACCGGCACCGCCAGTGTGCACGCCGGGCTCGGTGGCGCTCGCTCCACCACCACGGTAGATATGTCGCGTACCTATCTGGAGTGGGCGGAGAAAAACCTGCGCCTTAATGGCCTGACCGGCCGCCAGCATCGCCTGATGCAGGCTGATTGCCTGGCCTGGATGCAGGAGACGCACGAACAGTTCGACCTGATTTTTATCGATCCGCCGACGTTTTCTAACTCCAAGCGGATGGAGGCATCGTTTGATGTGCAGCGCGATCACCTGATGCTGATGACCCAGCTTAAACGGATGTTACGCCCCGGCGGCACCATCCTGTTTTCCAATAACAAGCGCGGTTTCCAGATGGATATCGCCGGGTTGACGGCACTGGGGCTGTCGGCGAAGGACATCAGTGCACAGACGTTGTCGCAGGATTTCGCCCGTAACCGCCAGATCCACAACAGTTGGCTGCTCACACACGCTTTCGAGGAAAAGTAA
- a CDS encoding cell division protein ZapC — protein MKLIPDDHWRWYFDAEQARLMLDLANGKVFCSHFPASMLTPDAFSAAAFCVEDAALFFTFQEKCQPLGLTTTETAELVLNALVANRFLKPLMPKSWHFRVYGALDGMPQTGDLVSVMLNERPESAYFMVVEAGDNASLCLLVQEQLVLNGKTLQRADAIKIMHDRLRFYSPHPETLSPRYAFAG, from the coding sequence ATGAAGCTGATACCTGACGATCACTGGCGCTGGTATTTTGATGCCGAACAGGCGCGCCTGATGCTTGACCTTGCCAATGGCAAGGTGTTTTGTTCCCACTTCCCTGCGTCCATGCTCACGCCGGATGCCTTTAGCGCCGCAGCGTTTTGCGTTGAGGATGCCGCACTGTTTTTCACTTTTCAGGAGAAGTGCCAGCCTTTGGGGTTAACCACGACTGAAACCGCTGAGTTGGTACTCAATGCGCTGGTGGCGAACCGTTTTTTGAAACCGCTGATGCCGAAAAGCTGGCATTTTCGTGTGTATGGCGCGCTTGACGGCATGCCGCAGACCGGTGATCTGGTGAGTGTGATGTTAAATGAGCGCCCGGAGTCGGCTTATTTCATGGTGGTGGAGGCCGGCGATAACGCCAGCCTGTGCCTGCTGGTACAAGAGCAACTGGTGCTGAACGGTAAAACGCTACAACGCGCGGACGCCATTAAAATCATGCACGACCGGCTACGCTTTTATTCGCCGCATCCCGAGACGCTTTCTCCCCGTTACGCCTTTGCCGGATAA
- the pyrD gene encoding quinone-dependent dihydroorotate dehydrogenase, whose amino-acid sequence MYPLIRKALFQLDPEQAHEFTLHQLRRITHTPFEWLVRQSVPTKPVICMGLSFRNPLGLAAGLDKDGECIDALGAMGFGFIEIGTVTPRPQPGNDKPRLFRVVEAQGLINRMGFNNRGVDNLVENVKRARFGGVLGINIGKNKDTPVEQGKDDYLLCMDKIYAHSGYIAINISSPNTPGLRTLQYGDALDDLLQAIKNKQAELHARYQKYVPVAVKIAPDLSDEELVQIADSLVRHQIDGVIATNTTLDRQLIQGLNHCGQTGGLSGRPLQSRSTEVIRRLSQELHGRLPIIGVGGIDSVVAAREKLAAGATLVQVYSGFIYHGPRLIKDIVTHI is encoded by the coding sequence ATGTATCCCCTCATTCGTAAAGCGTTATTCCAGCTCGACCCCGAACAGGCGCACGAGTTTACTCTGCATCAGTTGCGTCGAATTACCCATACTCCCTTTGAATGGCTGGTGCGTCAGTCTGTGCCGACCAAACCTGTCATCTGTATGGGGTTATCGTTTCGCAACCCGCTCGGGCTGGCCGCAGGGCTTGATAAAGACGGCGAGTGTATTGATGCGCTCGGTGCAATGGGCTTTGGTTTTATTGAGATAGGCACCGTGACGCCACGCCCGCAACCGGGCAATGACAAACCCCGGCTGTTCCGGGTGGTGGAAGCGCAGGGGCTGATTAACCGCATGGGGTTTAATAACCGTGGGGTGGATAATCTGGTCGAGAATGTGAAACGTGCCCGTTTTGGCGGCGTGCTTGGCATTAATATCGGTAAAAATAAAGACACTCCGGTTGAGCAGGGCAAAGACGATTATCTTCTCTGTATGGATAAGATCTATGCCCACTCCGGCTATATCGCCATTAATATTTCCTCACCGAACACGCCGGGGCTGCGCACGCTGCAATACGGTGACGCGCTGGATGATTTATTGCAGGCGATAAAAAATAAACAGGCTGAACTGCATGCCCGTTATCAGAAATATGTGCCGGTGGCGGTAAAAATTGCGCCGGATTTATCCGACGAGGAGTTGGTGCAAATTGCCGACAGCCTGGTGCGCCATCAGATTGACGGTGTCATTGCCACCAATACCACGCTCGACAGGCAATTGATTCAGGGCCTGAATCACTGCGGGCAAACCGGCGGATTAAGCGGGCGGCCACTGCAATCGCGTAGTACCGAGGTGATTCGCCGCTTATCTCAGGAATTACACGGGCGTTTGCCGATTATTGGCGTTGGCGGAATTGACTCGGTGGTGGCCGCGCGTGAAAAGCTGGCGGCAGGCGCAACGCTGGTGCAGGTATATAGCGGGTTTATTTATCACGGCCCTCGCCTGATTAAAGATATTGTTACTCACATCTGA
- the ssuE gene encoding NADPH-dependent FMN reductase, with product MRVITLAGSPRYPSRSTALLHHAGKWLEAQGVEVLPWHLHNFAPDDLLNARFDSPSLQTLNSQLAEADGVLIATPIYKASFSGGLKALLDLLPERAFEHKVVLPLASAGSIAHMLAIDYSLKPVLNALKAQEILQGVFAEDSQISHYDRTPDFAPALEARLEDALHLFFQALLRRAPDAQRQPAPERLSA from the coding sequence ATGCGTGTCATAACGCTGGCAGGCAGCCCGCGCTACCCTTCCCGCTCTACCGCTTTATTGCATCACGCCGGTAAGTGGCTGGAAGCACAAGGTGTTGAAGTGTTGCCCTGGCACCTGCACAACTTCGCGCCCGATGATTTGCTCAACGCCCGCTTTGACAGCCCTTCGCTGCAAACGCTCAATAGCCAACTGGCCGAGGCCGACGGCGTATTGATAGCAACGCCCATTTATAAAGCCTCATTTTCCGGCGGCCTGAAAGCGCTGCTCGACTTACTGCCCGAGCGGGCATTTGAGCACAAAGTGGTGTTGCCGCTGGCAAGCGCAGGCTCGATAGCCCACATGCTGGCGATTGATTACAGCCTCAAACCGGTACTCAACGCCCTGAAAGCACAGGAAATTCTACAGGGCGTGTTCGCAGAAGACAGCCAGATAAGCCACTACGACCGCACGCCGGATTTTGCCCCGGCGCTCGAAGCCCGGTTAGAAGACGCGCTGCATCTGTTTTTCCAGGCACTGCTGCGAAGGGCACCAGATGCCCAGCGCCAGCCAGCCCCTGAGCGGCTAAGCGCCTGA